The genomic stretch GCTCGATTTCCTGCGGTGCTTCGGGAGCGGCGGCGCGCGGCGCGCTCGCCACGAGGTCCGGTTCGGTGCGCTCGACCGGCCCACCGCCGGCAAAGGCTTCGGTCGGACGGCCGAAGCGACTTTCCAGCGCCGGCCGCAGCAGGTCGAGCACGAAGAAGATCACCGGGTTGAGGATGATCGAGATGATCGAGCCGGCGAGGATCAGGTCGCGTCCCTCCACCGGCAGGATCCCGAGACCGACGCCGAGCGCCGCGAGGATGAACGAGAACTCGCCGATCTGCGCAAGGCTTGCCGAGATGGTCAGGGCCGTGCCCACCGGCCGCTTGAACGCCACCACGATCAGAAAGGCCAGCACCGACTTGCCGATCAGGATGATGAACACTGTCGCCAGCACCGGCAGTGGATCGGTGACGAGGATCATCGGATCGAACAGCATGCCCACGGCGACAAAGAACAGCACCGCAAAGGCGTCACGCAGCGGCAGGCTCTCCTGCGCGGCGCGATGGCTGAGCTCGCTTTCGGAGAGGATCATGCCGGCAAAGAAGGCGCCCAGCGCCAGCGACACGCCGAACAGGTAGGCCGCACCCGCCGCCACGCCCAGGGCGATGGCGAGCACGGCGAGCCGGAACAGCTCGCGGCTGCCGGTATGGGCGGTGTAGTGGAGGATGAACGGGATCACCCGCCGCCCCACCACCAGCATGAACCCGACAAAGGCGGCGAGCTTGACCACCGTCACGGCCAAAATGCCCAGCAGGTCGAGCTGGATGCCGAAGATGCGCTCGACGAAATCGACGAACGGATCGTGCAGCGCCGCGCCCTCGACCCCGTTGATCGAGGCGATGGCCGGGATCAGCACCAGGGCGAGCACCATGGCGAGGTCCTCGACGATCAGCCAGCCGACCGCGATGCGGCCGCGCTCGCTGTCGACCATGTGCCGGTCCTGCAGCGCCTTGAGCAGCACCACGGTGGAGGCGACCGACAGCGCCAGGCCGAAGATCAGGCCGGCCCCGAGCCCCCAGCCGAGCAGCGTCGCCAACCCCAGCCCCATGATAGTGGCGCCGCCGATCTGCACGATCGCGCCGGGAATGGCCACCGCCCTGACGCTGAGCAGGTCCTTGAGCGAGAAATGCAGCCCCACTCCGAACATCAGGAGGATCACGCCGATCTCGCTGAGCTCGGTGGCGAGCTCGGCATCGGCGACGAACCCGGGGGTGAACGGCCCCACCAGCACGCCGGCCACCAGGTACCCGACCAGCGGCGGCATGCGGAAGCGATTGGCGATCGCGCCGAGGATGAACGCCAGCACCAGACCCGCAACGATCGTCGAGATCAGGGGCGTACTGTGCGGCATCGGCGAAACCTCCGGCGGGGATTACCCTGAAGCTGGTTGAAAGCGGTGAGAGCCTTGAAGATGGGGCAATCACCGCCCCCCTGCAACCCAATCAGACCGGGAAAACTGCGGCAAAATCATGTGGGTGCGGGAGAATCGCTGCGACTTTCGTCGAAAGCGCGGGCTCGCCGTCGCCCGGCGCAGGCTTGGGCCGATGCTAGCCGGCCATCACCAGCTTGATCTCGCCGGCCTGTGGCGCCCCGGCGATCGCCGCGGGCACTTCATCGAGACGGATGGTACGGGTGATCAGCCGGTCGAGCGACAGGGCGCCGACGGCGATCAGCTCGGCTGCGCGCCCATGCGTCAGCGGGTTGAGCCAGGCGCTTTCGAGCCGCAACTCCTTGGTGAGCAACTCGAACGGCGCCAGGAGGACCTCTTCGCCCTCGGGCACGACACCGAACAGCACGACGGTGCCGCCGCGGCGCGCCATGGCGACCGACTGCCGGACCGTCTCGCCGACACCGGCGCACTCGAACACCACATCGGCGCCGCCGGGCAGCAAGGCCCGGATCGTCCCCACCGGATCGGCGCTGGCGTCGACCGCATGATGCGCGCCCAGCTCGAGCGCCAGGGCGCGACGCGGCGCCTGCCGGGTCGAGAGCACGACGGGGCCCGCTCCGGCCAGCCGCGCCAGCTCGACCATCAGCAGGCCGATCACCCCGCCACCGAGGATCACCACCGAAGCGCCCGGCGCGATCCGCGCCACGTCGATGGCGTGGAGGCAACACGAAACCGGCTCGCAGAAGGCGCCATGCAACGGGTCGAGCCCAGCCGGCAACGCCACCGCCTGCGCCGCCGGCACCAGCACATACTCGGCGAAGCCGCCGTCGCGGTGCACGCCGATGGCGCTGAGGCTGGGGCAGAGATTTGGCCGTCCGGCGAGGCAGTTCTCGCACTGGCCGCAGGAAATATTGGGATCCCCGGTAAGGCGGGTGCCGATCGGAAAGCTGTCGACGCCTACCCCCGCCTCCTCGACGATGCCGGAGAACTCGTGCCCGAGGGTCACCGGCTTGGCCGTGGGGAACTCGCCGCGGAACATGTGGCGATCCGAGCCGCAGATACCGCAGGCCTCGACCCGCACCAGCAGGTCCAGCGGCCCGGGCAGCGGCCGCGGCACCTCCTCGACGATCAACTGTCCCGGCGCCTGCAGTCGCGCTGCCCGCATCTCGAGGTCCTCCCGCCCGTCATCATGGAACAAACCTCGCCAAATGTCTCCACGTCGCCGGGTCACCCCCGTCCGGGCCCACATGCTCCAGGTCGTAGCCCTGCCCCACCCACGGGGTCACTCCCCGAGCTTGGGGCGCTTTCTGGTGGCCAGCTCACTGACGGGCGCGTAAGCAGGCTGGGATGACATCGGATGCGGGACGCGCGCCCCCCTCTCAGACCATCACCCGGTCGATCTTTTCGGCAAGCTTGACGTCCTTTTCGGTGAGCCCGCCGGCCGAGTGCGTGGTGAGGGTGATCCGCACCGTGTTGTAGACGTTCGACCATTCGGGATGATGGTCCATCTTCTCTGCCGCCAATGCCACGCGGGTCATGAACGAGAAGGCTTCCGAAAAGCTCTTGAACTTGAAGTCGTGGCTGATCGCGTCGGCCTGCGGATCGTAAATCCAGCCATTGAGCTTCAACAGGGCGGCTTCGCGCGCGGCAGGCTCGAGCTTTTCGACCATAATTTCTTTCCTCATCTGCAATGAGTCGGAAGACTGCGGCCCCATAACGCCCGATCCGTGGCAAAGCTCCGGCGCCGCGTCGACGGCGCCGGAGAGCGGGGCAAGATCAGGCGGCGAGCGCCGCCGCGTCGCCCGGCACGATGCGCGATACCCGTCCGCGCTCGACCCCGCCGGCATCGACGTAGCCGATGCGCCCCGGCTCGGCGTCGAGCTGCCAGCCGGCGCTGGGCCCATCGGTCCAGTCGACCTGGTAGCCGGTTTCGGTGATCCGCCAGCGGCCGACCCGGCGGGTGCCGTCGGGAAGCGCCATGTGGGCTTCATCCGCGGTGCGGTAGTAGATGGCCGCCTCCTGGCCGGGCGCCATCTCGATGTAATGCGTGCTGCCGATCAGCAGTACGCTGAGCGTGTTTCGATCGGTGATGATCATCTGTGCATCCTCTCATCGCCTGCTGGCGACCGGCGACCTGCCGTGCTAGTCAAGCGGCTTGACGATCTAGCGCAGGGTGAGCATTTGGTCAAGCAACTTGACGATACCGATCTTGCGAGCATCGATCATATCGGGCTGGCGCTGTGGCGCGCGGCACAGCAGTGGCGTAACCGCATGCGCGCCGAGCTGGCGGCCCGCGGCTATCCCTGGCACCAGGGCGCCGCCGGCGAGGTGCTGGCGCATCTGGGCCCCTCCGGCATTTCGCAGGCGGCGCTGACCGAGCGGATGGGGCTGAGCAAGCAGGCCGTGCAGCAACTGGTCGATCAACTCGAGGCGCAAGGAGTCGTCGAGCGCGTGCCCGACCCCACTGACGGACGTGCCAGACGGATCGTGCTGACCGAACTGGGGCTTGCCGATTTCGCCGAACGCAACCGGGTGAAGCGCGCCATCGAACGCCAGTACCGCGAAAGGCTCGGGCCCGAGGCGTTCGAGGCCCTGCAGGCCGCGTTGGCGAAGCTCGCCGACTGACCCCGCTATCGGCCCTAACAGCCGACAGGACGATTGCCAACGATTGACCCAACCAAGCATAAACCATTCCGAGCGTTTGGAACGTCCGAACATCGTGCGGCGTGGTGGTTGCGCGTCGCCGCGTACTGGCTTGAAAGCAGGCATTAACGCCTCGCCGGGCAAAGTCGCCACACCTTGGTGAGGTCTATGTTCGAGCCAGCGCACAAGTCACTGCCGCCTGTCGATTACGTTTCGATGATCCGGTCGCTTTACGCGGACCGGCGCGTCATGATGCTTGGCGCCTTGTCGTCGGCGCTCGTCGCGGCCGTGGCCGGCATCGAAGGCAATTCCTGGGTGCTGCTCGCCATCGCCATCGGCTTCGCCATTGTCGGGATCGCCCGCGACATCGACATGCGCGCCTTCGAGCGCGCCGAACTTGCCGATGACGACGTTGCCACCGCCACTCTTTGGGAAGCGCGCGCCACCATCGGCGCCGCCGCCATTGCCGGGCTCTACGCCTTCTGGATGAGCTACAGCTTCCTCGTGGTGAACACCCCGTTCGCCGAGATGAGCTCGCTCTCGGTCACCGTGGCGGTGCTGGTCGGCGTTGCCGGGCGCAACTTCGCCATCGACCGCCTGGTCACCAGCCAGGTCATCCTGATCGGCGCCGGCATGGCCGTCGGCATGTTGTTCGACGGCACGCTGCACACCGCCATGCTGAGCGTGGTGCTGATCGCCTTCGTAGTGTCGCTGCGCAAGGTTTCAGCCAATATCCGCGCCATCCTGCTGCGGGCGGTGCATGGCCGCATCGAGGCCACGCGTCTCGCCTCCGAACTCGATACCGCGCTCGAGACCATGCAGCATGGGCTGTGCATGCTCGACGAGAACGGCCTGATCGCCGTGGCCAACGATCGGGCCGAGCTGGTGTTCTCGAGTTTCATGCCCGGCAACTGGACCGGCCGGCCGTTCGCCGCCATGATCTCCGCCTCGGCGGCGCGCGGCACCATTCCGCAGCGTTCCGCCAGCCAGTTGATGGATACCGTCGATGCCGGCGACGGCGGCAAGGTGGTGCTCCGCCTCTCCGATGGCCAGTACTGCGAAGTCACCGTGTCGTCGCGGCTCGACAAGACCGTGCTGCTGTTCGAGGACATTACCGAACGCGTCAAGGCCGAAGAGCGCATCAACTACATGGCGCATTACGACACCCTGACCGGACTGCCCAACCGCGCCTATTTCACCGAACAGGTCGAGGCCGACCTCGAGCGCCGCCGCCACCATGGCGACAAGCGCCCCAACGACATGGCCATGCTGATGATCGTCGACATCGACGACTTCAAGCATGTCAACGACACTATGGGCCACCTGATCGGCGACCGCGTGCTGATCGAGACCTCGGAACGGCTGACCCGGGTCCTGGGCCGCGACAGCCTGGTGGCCCGCCTGGGCGGCGACGAATATGTGGTCTATCGCTCCGGCGGCGTGCAGCTTTCCGACACCGTGACCGATCCCGAAGCCATCCTCGGCGGCTTCCGCGGCCCGTTCGAGGTCGAGGGCGAGGTATTCTCCGTCAACGTCTCGATCGGCGTGGTGACGTTGACCGATGGCAGCGACGACCTCGATGCGCTGATGACCAAGGCGGATCTGGCGCTCTACAAGGCCAAGGCCCAGGGCAAGGGGCGCAGCCAGGTGTTCCACGACGAGATGGACACCGACTACCGCTATCGCCAGCGGCTGAAGGCCGAACTGAAGCAGACCGTTGCCGATGGCGGCCTGTCGCTGGTGTTCCAGCCGATCGTCGATCTGAAGACCAAGCGGGTGGTGAGTTGCGAGGCGCTGGCGCGCTGGCACCATCCCGAGCTCGGCTCGATCCCGCCCTCGCTGTTCATCCCGATCGCCGAAGAAACCGGGCTCATTTCCGAGATCAGCCGCTGGGTACTGGCGACCGCCACGGCCGAGTGCCGCAACTGGCCAGAAGAGGTCTCGGTGTCGGTCAACATCTCGGCGCGCGACTTCCGCAACTCCGATGTCGCGGGCATGGTGAAGGGCGCTCTCTCCGGTTCGGGCCTCGCCGCGCACCGGCTCGAGATCGAGGTCACCGAGACCGCAGTGATCGAGGAACGCGCCGCCGCCACCAAGATCCTCGCCAAGCTCGCCAAGCAGGGCATCGGCATCGCACTCGACGATTTCGGCACCGGCTATTCGTCGCTCAGCTACCTGCAGGCCCTGCCCTTCACCAAGCTGAAGATCGACCGCAGCTTCGTCATGGACATTGCCGAGAACCCGCGCTCGCTGAAGCTGTTGTCCAACGTCGCCCAACTCGGCAAGGACATCAACCTGACCGTCACCGCCGAAGGCGTCGAGACCGAGGAGCAGCTTAACCTGATTGCCGAGCACTCCAAGGTCGACCAGATCCAGGGCTACCTGTTCGGCGTGCCGCTGCCGCGCCGCGAAGTCGCCGAGCTGATCGCCAGAATGGCGGCTCGCGCCACCCTCGAGCCGGTCGTAGCGGTCGAGGCGACAAACCGCAAACGTGGTTAAGACACCTAACGCTTTCTGGAATCAGCGTGATTCTGAGCTGCCGCAAGCCCGATCAGGGCTTATGCGTAAGAGTCGCGGGGCCCGTGCACATTTCGCAATTTTATTATGGCTAATGAAAGGTTAAACTCCTCTCGAAAGTTGCGGAGTTCCCTATGCGTTCGGACGTGGAAGGTTCGGCAGCGACGTCAGCTGCTCCGGTGTCTCGCTTCGCCGGCACGCTCATGGAGATACTCGACCGCGTCGAATACTCCCGTGTACGCATGGACGTCACCGACAACCCGATCTATCGGTTGCGCTACGAAGCTTATCGTCGCGAAGAATCCGTGCCGTTCAACGACGCGGGTATAGTTGTCGACGATCTCGATACGGCGCCGAACGGCATGAGTTTCGGTGTTCACATCGATGGCGAACTGGTCAGCTCTATTCGGCTGCATCACGTAAGTGCCAAACATCCTTTCGGCCCGTCGATGAAAAGCTGCCCGGACGTGCTGGATCCGCTGCTCGCACGAGGCGAGACTTTCATCGATCCGTCGCGCTTTACTGCCGACTACGAAGCTTCGCTCGCCTACCCGGCGTTGCCGTTCCTGACGCTCAGGATCGCGGTGATGGCGTCGCTGTTCTTCAAGGCCGATGCCTGCCTCGCCCTGGTGCGCCCCGAACACACGGCGTTCTACCGCCGGGTTTTCGGCTCCGAGGAGATGTCGGATGTCCGGGTCTATCCGGGCCTCGCCTTTCCGGTCGCCCTTTACGGCGCCTATGTCAACGTCAAGCTGCCGGCGACGCTGAGGCGCTATCCGTTCTTCATGTCGACCGAGGAAGAGCGCGAAAAGCTGTTCGCCCGCGCCATGGACGAACATTTCGAGGTCCCGCAACGCGCCAGCTCCCGGCTGGCCTATGAGCGGGCGCTGCTGGAATCGCAGTTCGGCGGCCAGGCGGCGGAGTAGTTGGCCTTTTCCTGACTGATGGAGACGGCCCCCTCCCGGCCTCCCCCATAAAGGGGGAGGTGAAGAGTCGAGGCTCTGTCCCAGATCGTGCCAAGTGAACCGGCAGGCACCTTCCCCTTCATGGGGGAGGATGGGAGGGGGCCGTCCGCTTCAGTTAGCCCCCGCGCCCTTACGCCTCCGGAATCCACACCACCATCGAGCCCTGCCCGCGATTGGCCCATAGGTAATAGGGCAGCGCGGTTAGCGTCGCCGGGGCTTCCTTGGGCGGGCTGGTGCGGTAGAGCGGCTTGAACTCGGCCTCGTCCACCGCCTTGCCCCCAGCGGTCAGCTGGATGATGCCGTCGAACAGGTTCGACTGCCTGACGGCGATGTCGCTCTGGCGCGGCAGCTTGAAACGCTGCACCGTGCCGCCCGGATTGTCGGCCTCCTCGAGGCAGTAGACCAAGGGGCCGCGGGTCAGCGCCACCCGCCCGACATCCATCACCACGTGCGGATTGGCGTAGACGCGTTCCACCGGCATCGGCAGCTCGAGGCTGATCCTGTCGCCCTGCTTCCAGCTGCGGCGGATGGTGGCGTAGCCGTTCACCGGGCTGAGCTGCACCGCCTCGCCATTGACCTTGGCCGTCGCCCCCCTGCACCAGCCGGGGATGCGCAGCTTGACATCGAACACCGTTTCGACCCCCGGGTCGATCTCGATGGCGATGTCGCCCGACCATGGATAGTTCGAAACCTCGCGCACCGCCACTTCCGTGCCGCCAACATCGAGCCTGGTCGAAATGCCGCCATAGAGGTGGAAGGCGATGCCGTCGGGCGCGGTGGAGACGAAGTAGCCGCCGACCGAGGCGACCAACCGGCTGACATTCATCGTGCAGCACGGGCAGGTGTGCCAGTCCCAGCGGCTCGGCGTGCCGTTGCTCTCCAGCGGGTTCATGTAGAAATAATGCTCGCCGTCGCGACTGAGGCCGGCCAGCGCGCCGTTGAACAGTGCCGTCTCCAGCACGTCGGCATACTTGCCGTCGAGATCGAGGTGCAGCATGCGCTGCGCCCAGAAGATCAACGCCACCGAGGCGCAGGTCTCGGCATAGGCGGTCTGGTTGGGCAGGTCGAAATCGAAGGTGAAGCCCTCGTTGTGCGCCGAAGGGCCGAGGCCGGCGGTGATGTACATCTTGGTGTCCATCACGTCGTTCCACAACGTCTCGCACGCCGCCTTGAGGCCGGCATCGTTGAGCTCGACCGCGAGATCCGCCATGGCGGTGTACATGTACATGGCGCGCACCGCGTGCCCGACCACCTTGTCCTGCGCCCGCACCGGCTTGTGCGATTGCGAGTACTCGTAGTTGCCCTGCACGTAGCGCTGGTATTCCCAGCCCTTCTTCTCGCGCTCCTCGCGCTCGACGTCGAAATAGTGCGGATTTGGGGTGCCGCGCTCGTTGATGAAATAGGCGGCGAGGTCGAGGTGCTTTTTCTCCTTGGTCAGGTGGTAGAGCTTGATCAGCGCGATCTCGATCTCCTGGTGCCCGCAATAGCCGCGCTTCTGCCCCGGCCCGGTACCGAAGGTCTGCCGGATATGCTCGACATAGCGCTCCATGATGTCGAGCCAGCGCCGCCGGCCGGTCGTCTCGTAATAGGCGATGGCGCCTTCGAGCATGTGCCCGGCATTGTAGAGCTCGTGGTTGTCCCTGAGGTTCGACCAGCGCTTTTCCGGCTCCCGGCCCAGGTACCAGCAGTTGAGATAACCGTCAGGCGCCTGTGCCCGCTCGAAGTCGTCGACGATCGCTTCGATCTTGGCCTCGATATCCGGGTCGCGCTTGTGGCTCAGCGCATAGGCGGCGGCCTCGATCCACTTGCCGATGTCGGAATCCCAGAACACCTGCACGGTGAAGCCGTTGGCATGGCGCGGAAAGCGCAGCGGCGGCGGCGGGTTGGGCAGCTTCAGCGACTCGAGCAGCCCATACTCGCCCAGCTTCTTGTGCTGGCTGGGAATGGTGCGGGCGAGCACGGTGTCGAGCCGTTCCTTCCAGAAGTCTCCTTCGAGACGGACATCGACAAAACGCACCGGGTGATACTGGCTCACTGTAGGTCTCCTCCTCGCCGCGCCGCTGAGCAAGCGGCGGGCTGTTATCTCTGCGTGGATTGCCTGACGACCAGCGTGCAGGGCAGGCGGCGAATGCCGCCGATGCTGTCGCCGCCGATCATGTCGACGAGCAGCCGACCGGCCTCCTGGCCGAGCGCGGCAAGATTCATGTCGATGCTGGTGAGCGGCGGCCGCGCGGCGTCGGTCATGACGTTCCAG from Devosia sp. A16 encodes the following:
- a CDS encoding zinc-dependent alcohol dehydrogenase family protein codes for the protein MRAARLQAPGQLIVEEVPRPLPGPLDLLVRVEACGICGSDRHMFRGEFPTAKPVTLGHEFSGIVEEAGVGVDSFPIGTRLTGDPNISCGQCENCLAGRPNLCPSLSAIGVHRDGGFAEYVLVPAAQAVALPAGLDPLHGAFCEPVSCCLHAIDVARIAPGASVVILGGGVIGLLMVELARLAGAGPVVLSTRQAPRRALALELGAHHAVDASADPVGTIRALLPGGADVVFECAGVGETVRQSVAMARRGGTVVLFGVVPEGEEVLLAPFELLTKELRLESAWLNPLTHGRAAELIAVGALSLDRLITRTIRLDEVPAAIAGAPQAGEIKLVMAG
- a CDS encoding 4a-hydroxytetrahydrobiopterin dehydratase, producing the protein MVEKLEPAAREAALLKLNGWIYDPQADAISHDFKFKSFSEAFSFMTRVALAAEKMDHHPEWSNVYNTVRITLTTHSAGGLTEKDVKLAEKIDRVMV
- a CDS encoding MarR family winged helix-turn-helix transcriptional regulator; this translates as MVKQLDDTDLASIDHIGLALWRAAQQWRNRMRAELAARGYPWHQGAAGEVLAHLGPSGISQAALTERMGLSKQAVQQLVDQLEAQGVVERVPDPTDGRARRIVLTELGLADFAERNRVKRAIERQYRERLGPEAFEALQAALAKLAD
- a CDS encoding putative bifunctional diguanylate cyclase/phosphodiesterase, which translates into the protein MFEPAHKSLPPVDYVSMIRSLYADRRVMMLGALSSALVAAVAGIEGNSWVLLAIAIGFAIVGIARDIDMRAFERAELADDDVATATLWEARATIGAAAIAGLYAFWMSYSFLVVNTPFAEMSSLSVTVAVLVGVAGRNFAIDRLVTSQVILIGAGMAVGMLFDGTLHTAMLSVVLIAFVVSLRKVSANIRAILLRAVHGRIEATRLASELDTALETMQHGLCMLDENGLIAVANDRAELVFSSFMPGNWTGRPFAAMISASAARGTIPQRSASQLMDTVDAGDGGKVVLRLSDGQYCEVTVSSRLDKTVLLFEDITERVKAEERINYMAHYDTLTGLPNRAYFTEQVEADLERRRHHGDKRPNDMAMLMIVDIDDFKHVNDTMGHLIGDRVLIETSERLTRVLGRDSLVARLGGDEYVVYRSGGVQLSDTVTDPEAILGGFRGPFEVEGEVFSVNVSIGVVTLTDGSDDLDALMTKADLALYKAKAQGKGRSQVFHDEMDTDYRYRQRLKAELKQTVADGGLSLVFQPIVDLKTKRVVSCEALARWHHPELGSIPPSLFIPIAEETGLISEISRWVLATATAECRNWPEEVSVSVNISARDFRNSDVAGMVKGALSGSGLAAHRLEIEVTETAVIEERAAATKILAKLAKQGIGIALDDFGTGYSSLSYLQALPFTKLKIDRSFVMDIAENPRSLKLLSNVAQLGKDINLTVTAEGVETEEQLNLIAEHSKVDQIQGYLFGVPLPRREVAELIARMAARATLEPVVAVEATNRKRG
- a CDS encoding N-acyl amino acid synthase FeeM domain-containing protein, with the protein product MRSDVEGSAATSAAPVSRFAGTLMEILDRVEYSRVRMDVTDNPIYRLRYEAYRREESVPFNDAGIVVDDLDTAPNGMSFGVHIDGELVSSIRLHHVSAKHPFGPSMKSCPDVLDPLLARGETFIDPSRFTADYEASLAYPALPFLTLRIAVMASLFFKADACLALVRPEHTAFYRRVFGSEEMSDVRVYPGLAFPVALYGAYVNVKLPATLRRYPFFMSTEEEREKLFARAMDEHFEVPQRASSRLAYERALLESQFGGQAAE
- a CDS encoding glycoside hydrolase family 127 protein; the encoded protein is MSQYHPVRFVDVRLEGDFWKERLDTVLARTIPSQHKKLGEYGLLESLKLPNPPPPLRFPRHANGFTVQVFWDSDIGKWIEAAAYALSHKRDPDIEAKIEAIVDDFERAQAPDGYLNCWYLGREPEKRWSNLRDNHELYNAGHMLEGAIAYYETTGRRRWLDIMERYVEHIRQTFGTGPGQKRGYCGHQEIEIALIKLYHLTKEKKHLDLAAYFINERGTPNPHYFDVEREEREKKGWEYQRYVQGNYEYSQSHKPVRAQDKVVGHAVRAMYMYTAMADLAVELNDAGLKAACETLWNDVMDTKMYITAGLGPSAHNEGFTFDFDLPNQTAYAETCASVALIFWAQRMLHLDLDGKYADVLETALFNGALAGLSRDGEHYFYMNPLESNGTPSRWDWHTCPCCTMNVSRLVASVGGYFVSTAPDGIAFHLYGGISTRLDVGGTEVAVREVSNYPWSGDIAIEIDPGVETVFDVKLRIPGWCRGATAKVNGEAVQLSPVNGYATIRRSWKQGDRISLELPMPVERVYANPHVVMDVGRVALTRGPLVYCLEEADNPGGTVQRFKLPRQSDIAVRQSNLFDGIIQLTAGGKAVDEAEFKPLYRTSPPKEAPATLTALPYYLWANRGQGSMVVWIPEA